The Vibrio sp. 16 genome segment AGTGCAAGCTTTGGATCCACTTGGTAAGTTGCGCCAATTGCAAAGCGGTAGTTGTCTTTCCAGTTTTCAACTTTTACTGTCTGAGATTCTAGAGTGTCTAGATCTGCATACAGCTCTTTAAAGCTGCTCCAATCTGTCCAGTTAATACTTGCGTGCATCGCCAACTTGTCTGTCAGTTGGTGGAAACTTGCTAACTCAGCAGTTTGCGGCAAAGTAAGATCCATAGAGCCTTTGCTTTCTTCTACTTTGAAAGTTGTGGAACTAAAGATTTTTGCATCACCTTCAAGTGTAAGGTCAACCGCTGATTTATATGTAAAGCCGATACGGTGCTGATCGTTGATTTGCCACGCAGTGCCTAATTGCCAGCCCCAAGCGGTATCTTCACCTTCCATATACTTGAGAGGTGTGCCTTTCTTGACTCCCAAGAATGCGAGTGCATTTTTCTCTGGAGCTGTTGCGCCAAAGCTACCTTCGCCCATCACATAGCGAATACCGCCACCAATGCTTACCGCTTCGTTAAGTTGGTAAGCAAGGTTTAGGTTAGCTTCTTTTGTTATAATGCTTGCTTCGTTGCCAAAGTGAGAGGCAGCAAAGTCTTTGCCTAAGTCGGTTTCCATTCCGTAGTTGGTACCAAGCGCAAAGCCAATCGCAAGCTCTTCGGTGTAACGGTGAGAAATATAGAAGTTAGGAATGATTGCATCGTGAGCGAAGTCGTTTGATTTCGCTTCCATCTCATTTCCTGCGAATGTTGTTGTGCCTTTCACATCAACATTTGGGTTCACGTAGATTGCACCAACAGACACTTGAGTGCCATCAAGTTGAGTTAGCATCGCTGGGTTACGCCATTGTGCGCTTGCGTTGTCTGCCATTGCTGCTTCGCCAGCGTACGCACGGCCTAGACCTGTTGCTGAGTATTCTGCCAGTTGGAAGCCTGCAGCATTAACGGCTGCAGAGGTGCTCACTAGGCTACATGCCACTGCGAGTGATAAGAGAGTCTTGTTCGTTTTCATTATAATGTTCGCTGAGATTCGAATTAATCAGTCGGGTGATGATAAGGTTAGAGCTATTACTTTAAAAATTAAAAACAGTGTATTGCAGGTATTTGAAATTTAATTTGTCACAAATCGAATATTAAAGACTAAAACACTAAATGTTAACGCCTTGTTTTGATATTTCAGCGTACACATGTAGTGTCTGAGAGGGGTTTATCGATACACGTGTAAGCTCAGTAACCGAAAGGGGATTGGGAAAGCTTGTTGTATCAGGTGATTATTGTCGTGTAGATAGCAAAAAGGCCAGTGAACACTGGCCTTTGAAATAGAGTTTTCGTTTTATTAGAAGCTACGGCTGTATTGTAGACCTAATAGAATTGCATCTGCGTGTGTTGTCGCTTCGATCGAAGAGACTAGAGCACCAGTTGCGTCATCATACTGAGACTCTTTCACGTCTACGTCTTTACCCATTAGGTAAGTAAAGCCGAAGTCAATGTTAGACTTTGAATCTAGGTGGTAAGTGAAACCTGCAGAGAACCACTGACGATCTGAATCTGGAACCGAAATCGAAGTCACTTTATCTTGAGCGCTTGTGTCATACATGTAGCCAGCACGCAACGTCCAGTCTTGGTTTAGGTAGTAAGTACCACCCAGTGCATAGTGCATGCCCGTTTGCCACTCGTAAGTGTTTAGTTCGCCAGCTTTATCAGCTTCTAGTTTGTCAAAAACACCCCAGCCAATGTATTGAACGCTGTAGTGAACGGCAAACTTAGTGTCTTCAATACGGTGGTAGCCAGAGAACTCCGCCATATCTGGTAGCGGCATGTACAAAGTGTCGCTCTGCTCTTGACCGCCGTAGTAGATGTCGCCTTTAGCTGCTAGTGTTGGGCTGTAGCGGTATGAAAAACCAAAGCGGTTATTTTCATCAAGCTCGTAGA includes the following:
- a CDS encoding outer membrane protein transport protein is translated as MKTNKTLLSLAVACSLVSTSAAVNAAGFQLAEYSATGLGRAYAGEAAMADNASAQWRNPAMLTQLDGTQVSVGAIYVNPNVDVKGTTTFAGNEMEAKSNDFAHDAIIPNFYISHRYTEELAIGFALGTNYGMETDLGKDFAASHFGNEASIITKEANLNLAYQLNEAVSIGGGIRYVMGEGSFGATAPEKNALAFLGVKKGTPLKYMEGEDTAWGWQLGTAWQINDQHRIGFTYKSAVDLTLEGDAKIFSSTTFKVEESKGSMDLTLPQTAELASFHQLTDKLAMHASINWTDWSSFKELYADLDTLESQTVKVENWKDNYRFAIGATYQVDPKLALRTGIAYDTSAVSNKNRTITIPETDRTWLSLGASYEFTKQFSLDGGFTYIFAKDASITESRGYESDDKAQLIGGKFEGETTGNVWLIGLQANYTF